The sequence ATTCTTTTCTGATTTCTATCTTTCTTTCTGCTATAAAAATTCTATTTTCTTCTAATTTCTTATCTAAAGGAAGACCATTTCTATTAAAATTTCTTCCATAACCACAATTAGTATTTGGATTATTGAAATTTCTTCCATAAGCGTAGTGAGTGTTTGAATTGTTATAATTTCTTCCATAAGCAACCGAATAATTTTGGTAACAAGCTCCAGTTCCTCTACCCATATTTCCCATACCTCTAGCAAATACAGTACTTCCAATTAATAGTGTTGCAACTCCTACAGTTAAAATAATTTTTTTCATAAGTTATACCTCCAAAAATTTTTTAATTTCCTTTATGGATTAAGTATAACTTTTGTTTATGACCTCAATATGTCAGACTAAAATTATATTTTTTCTAATAAAATAACACAATATGATTTTACTCCAGTTTCATCACCAGTGAAACCTAATTTTTCTTCAGTAGTAGCTTTTATACTGATTTGCTCTATGTTTATTTCTAGTATTTGAGCTATTTTTTTTCTCATTTCTTCAATATATGGTTTTATTTTTGGTTTCTGTAAAACTATTACAGAATCAATATTGACAATTTTATATTTCTTTTTAGTTATAAGTTCATTAACTTTAGCTAAT comes from Fusobacterium necrogenes and encodes:
- the ispF gene encoding 2-C-methyl-D-erythritol 2,4-cyclodiphosphate synthase; this encodes MFRIGNGYDVHKLVEGRKLILGGIEIPHIKGVLGHSDGDVLIHAIMDAMLGALALGDIGQHFPDTDIQYKDIDSTILLAKVNELITKKKYKIVNIDSVIVLQKPKIKPYIEEMRKKIAQILEINIEQISIKATTEEKLGFTGDETGVKSYCVILLEKI